In Zobellia roscoffensis, the following are encoded in one genomic region:
- a CDS encoding mannitol dehydrogenase family protein has translation MKESISLNQENLSRLSKGISIPTYNRDAVKAGIVHIGVGGFHRSHEAVYTDTLLHEPDASNWGICGVGLREGDRHIADILKKQDYLYSLIVKHPDGKVETKVIGSIIDFILSVDNPQAVIDKMADKDIKIVSLTITEGGYNFKPSNGEFDFDNADVKYDLANPKSPKTVFGYLTAALRKRKDSGITPFTIQSCDNIQHNGDMTSKMLCAFAERQDPELAAYIKKEVCFPNAMVDRITPVTSKEDISYLKTELNLVDEWPVTCEPFTQWVIEDIFCNGRPSWENVGAQFVPNVTPYEKMKIRLLNAGHSVLGLLGSIQGLETIDSTVSEPLFATYLRKFMDEEATPVLDTVEGVNLNDYKNSLIERFGNPNIKDNLARICLESSAKLPKFLIATIHDNLANGGSIKYATLVIAAWCYYSDKGVNQHNEPLDIVDAMKDELHAAASKTSEDKLSFLRLDSIFGNLIENQKFTEQYAKMIDIIYANPNVSEQMKQMV, from the coding sequence ATGAAAGAATCTATATCATTAAATCAAGAGAATTTATCTCGTCTATCAAAAGGCATCAGCATACCTACTTATAACCGTGATGCAGTAAAAGCCGGAATCGTTCATATTGGCGTGGGTGGTTTTCACAGATCACATGAAGCAGTTTATACGGATACGTTGTTACATGAACCTGATGCTTCCAATTGGGGAATTTGCGGTGTAGGTCTTCGGGAAGGAGACCGCCATATAGCGGATATATTGAAAAAGCAAGATTACCTCTACTCTCTAATTGTTAAGCATCCTGATGGAAAAGTAGAAACTAAAGTTATTGGCTCTATTATAGATTTTATTCTATCTGTGGATAATCCGCAAGCGGTTATTGATAAGATGGCTGATAAGGACATAAAAATTGTTTCCCTAACTATAACCGAAGGTGGCTACAATTTTAAACCTTCCAACGGTGAGTTTGATTTTGATAATGCCGATGTAAAATACGATTTGGCAAACCCCAAAAGCCCTAAAACAGTATTTGGTTATCTGACAGCTGCACTAAGGAAACGGAAAGATTCAGGTATTACTCCCTTTACAATTCAGTCTTGCGATAATATTCAACACAACGGTGATATGACCTCAAAAATGTTATGTGCTTTTGCAGAGCGACAGGACCCAGAACTGGCAGCATATATTAAAAAAGAAGTCTGTTTCCCCAATGCGATGGTAGATAGGATTACACCAGTAACTTCAAAAGAAGATATTTCATACCTTAAAACAGAACTTAACCTAGTAGATGAATGGCCCGTAACCTGTGAGCCATTTACGCAGTGGGTGATAGAAGACATTTTTTGTAACGGACGCCCGTCTTGGGAAAATGTTGGTGCGCAGTTCGTGCCCAATGTTACGCCTTATGAAAAAATGAAAATCAGGCTTTTAAATGCCGGGCATTCTGTTCTTGGTTTACTAGGTTCTATTCAAGGATTAGAAACCATAGACAGCACAGTATCAGAACCTCTTTTCGCTACTTATCTTAGAAAGTTTATGGATGAGGAAGCTACACCTGTACTGGATACCGTTGAAGGAGTTAACCTTAATGATTACAAAAACAGTTTAATTGAACGTTTTGGGAACCCTAACATCAAAGACAATCTTGCGCGTATCTGCCTGGAGAGTTCTGCAAAGCTCCCGAAGTTCTTAATTGCTACCATTCATGATAATCTAGCAAATGGTGGAAGCATTAAATATGCAACGTTAGTAATTGCCGCATGGTGTTATTATAGTGATAAAGGGGTAAACCAACATAACGAACCTTTGGATATTGTTGATGCTATGAAAGATGAACTTCATGCAGCAGCAAGTAAAACTTCTGAAGATAAACTTTCATTTTTACGATTAGATTCAATATTTGGAAATCTGATTGAAAATCAAAAATTTACCGAACAATATGCCAAAATGATTGATATAATCTATGCTAACCCGAACGTATCTGAACAAATGAAACAAATGGTTTAA